The following coding sequences are from one Aggregicoccus sp. 17bor-14 window:
- a CDS encoding ExbD/TolR family protein yields MTMHKRRSMAAIQGRPNSDINVTPLVDVVLVLLIIFMVVTPLLEKDIDVRVPETEDVQDQSEVPQGQLVVEIDAQGNYKLNAETIPADQYLERMRRVLAAKTKLEDKVVFFLADDKANYGKLIAALDMTRQADPKVTLGMATEEPTAPAPGADPNAPPPPAPPTPGSP; encoded by the coding sequence ATAACCATGCACAAGCGCAGAAGCATGGCGGCCATCCAGGGCCGGCCCAACTCGGACATCAACGTCACGCCGCTCGTGGACGTGGTGCTCGTGCTCCTCATCATCTTCATGGTGGTGACGCCGCTGCTCGAGAAGGACATCGACGTGCGCGTGCCCGAGACCGAGGACGTGCAGGACCAGTCCGAGGTGCCGCAGGGCCAGCTGGTGGTCGAGATCGACGCGCAGGGCAACTACAAGCTCAACGCGGAGACCATCCCGGCGGACCAGTACCTCGAGCGGATGCGCCGCGTGCTCGCGGCGAAGACGAAGCTTGAGGACAAGGTCGTCTTCTTCCTCGCCGACGACAAGGCCAACTACGGCAAGCTCATCGCGGCGCTGGACATGACGCGCCAGGCGGACCCCAAGGTCACGCTGGGCATGGCCACCGAGGAGCCGACCGCTCCCGCGCCGGGCGCCGACCCGAACGCGCCGCCGCCGCCGGCCCCGCCCACTCCGGGCAGCCCGTAG
- a CDS encoding biopolymer transporter ExbD, giving the protein MAMSAGGKGGVKSEINVTPLVDVVLVLLIIFMVVTPMLQRGKSVELPKAEKEKGEEKHKDADPVVLSITAQKEIYVEDDLMPDASRLQEALRVKIATDPTEQLLLKGDSTLQVGDVRKVMESARKAQFKSIKLAVQEKK; this is encoded by the coding sequence ATGGCAATGTCAGCAGGCGGTAAGGGGGGCGTCAAAAGCGAGATCAACGTCACGCCGCTGGTGGACGTGGTGCTCGTGCTCCTCATCATCTTCATGGTCGTGACGCCGATGCTCCAGCGCGGCAAGTCCGTGGAGCTGCCGAAGGCGGAGAAGGAGAAGGGCGAGGAGAAGCACAAGGATGCCGACCCCGTCGTGCTCTCCATCACCGCGCAGAAGGAGATCTACGTGGAGGACGACCTGATGCCGGACGCGAGCCGGCTGCAGGAGGCCCTGCGCGTGAAGATCGCCACCGATCCGACCGAGCAGCTGCTCCTGAAGGGTGACTCCACCCTGCAGGTGGGCGACGTGCGCAAGGTGATGGAGAGCGCGCGCAAGGCCCAGTTCAAGAGCATCAAGCTCGCCGTGCAGGAGAAGAAATAA
- a CDS encoding MotA/TolQ/ExbB proton channel family protein: protein MQFTLSDLWAHMGLFARMVVCVMAVMSLSSLIVMAERMVVFRKTRRDSRTFAAKMGAILSKGDLNTAANTNLGKDVGHLGRVINAGLTAYKGTRGEAQVESVARALERQAQREVQSLKRGLGLLATVGSTAPFVGLLGTTMGIVNAFQLMAAAGSGGLGTISAGIAEALVTTAFGLLVAIPAVMAYNFLQGWVDARAVDISESSNEFLDVVARQAGASH from the coding sequence ATGCAATTCACTCTCTCTGATCTGTGGGCCCACATGGGCCTCTTCGCGCGGATGGTCGTCTGTGTCATGGCGGTCATGTCGCTGTCGTCCCTCATCGTGATGGCCGAGCGCATGGTGGTCTTCCGCAAGACCCGCCGGGACAGCCGCACCTTCGCCGCCAAGATGGGCGCCATCCTCTCCAAGGGCGACCTGAACACGGCCGCCAACACCAACCTGGGCAAGGACGTGGGCCACCTGGGCCGCGTGATCAACGCCGGCCTCACCGCCTACAAGGGCACCCGCGGCGAGGCGCAGGTGGAGAGCGTGGCGCGCGCGCTCGAGCGCCAGGCGCAGCGCGAGGTGCAGAGCCTCAAGCGCGGCCTCGGCCTGCTCGCCACCGTGGGCTCCACGGCGCCGTTCGTGGGTCTGCTCGGCACCACGATGGGCATCGTGAACGCGTTCCAGCTCATGGCGGCCGCGGGCTCGGGCGGTCTGGGCACCATCTCGGCCGGTATCGCCGAGGCGCTCGTGACCACCGCGTTCGGTCTGCTCGTGGCGATCCCCGCCGTGATGGCGTACAACTTCCTCCAGGGCTGGGTGGACGCGCGCGCGGTGGACATCAGCGAGTCCTCCAACGAGTTCCTGGACGTGGTGGCCCGCCAGGCCGGCGCTTCTCACTAA
- a CDS encoding energy transducer TonB — translation MFDSVLGRGVGPKSRFGTGAVLSVLLHVGLVALALWLSTRTPEAEEGDVEVTFKQAMAPPPPPPPPPPPASHSSTTKKKPTKKPDTIVKPKEIPTEKPPETEPQEEESSQEEEVEGGVEGGVEGGVVGGVVGGVVGGVLGGQLGGTGTDVLPFGQGMTRPTKISGRNIQYTQEALVARVEGVMIVKCIITVEGKLEKCRIIKPLPHMEAAVLDSLYSTRYTPVLYQGKPTAVDYTFTIQLKLPR, via the coding sequence ATGTTCGACTCTGTCCTCGGCCGCGGTGTTGGACCGAAGTCTCGGTTCGGCACCGGAGCAGTTCTATCGGTCCTGCTCCACGTGGGCCTCGTGGCCCTCGCGCTCTGGCTCTCCACCCGCACTCCGGAAGCGGAAGAGGGCGACGTGGAGGTGACCTTCAAGCAGGCAATGGCTCCTCCGCCGCCTCCGCCTCCGCCGCCCCCGCCGGCGTCCCACTCCTCCACTACCAAGAAGAAGCCGACGAAGAAGCCGGACACCATCGTCAAGCCGAAGGAGATCCCCACCGAGAAGCCGCCCGAGACCGAGCCCCAGGAGGAGGAGTCCTCCCAGGAGGAGGAGGTCGAGGGGGGCGTGGAGGGCGGTGTCGAGGGCGGCGTGGTCGGCGGCGTCGTCGGTGGCGTGGTGGGTGGTGTGCTCGGCGGCCAGCTGGGCGGAACCGGCACGGACGTGCTGCCCTTCGGCCAGGGCATGACCCGCCCGACGAAGATCTCGGGACGCAACATCCAGTACACCCAGGAGGCCCTGGTTGCCCGCGTCGAGGGCGTGATGATCGTGAAGTGCATCATCACCGTCGAGGGCAAGCTGGAGAAGTGCCGCATCATCAAGCCGCTGCCCCACATGGAGGCGGCCGTGCTCGACTCGCTCTACAGCACCCGCTACACGCCGGTCCTCTACCAGGGCAAGCCCACGGCGGTGGACTACACGTTCACCATCCAGCTGAAGCTGCCCCGCTAA
- a CDS encoding TonB-dependent receptor, whose protein sequence is MQLTRVLRATGAFLVAGLLFGTAAHAQSGVITGTVSDASTKQPAADVVVTATSPNLQGEQVVVTDAQGQYRIPQLPTGNYSLRFEKESFQPYSRSGIQLRVDRTIRVNVELLPTGLQETVVVQGTAPTIDVGSTSTGVNVGADFVRNIAVVRPTGKGGAARSFESLADIAPGANADQYGVSISGTTSPENSFVIDGLSVNDPGFGVLGTPLSVEFIQDVNVITGGYMPEYGRSTGGVLNAVTKSGSNEFHGSVFANFTPGSLEGTATPVVSQASAFSNTSTLHNLGDFGAELGGPILKDKLWFYAGVAPSFTRFNEERNVNHRIPCTDANGTNNCFNGLLRIPGSSGTLTARSLFASERVPGTTINRFADQKTLQYIGKLTYLINQDHNISLSVYGSPSKSGGSSSFPFDNQDGTATVGVNGVFGALSTINKANSLDVALKTASSFMDKKFLLDVTAGWHHQDADILPVDGTSVGDGQGLSATPLVQFRGSGAGAYRVTDFEYANNADVVAACTGPGGSNLCPVTSYAVGGPGFITEDKLDRYQAKGVGTYLATLAGRHVFKAGVDFEYLNYDRNKAYSGTTWLREQIRSGAAPGAYFEEIRNYGYLTGPNQFTRQASVPATTTSTTIGGFLQDSWSVLDLFTINAGVRYDQQKMYGDDDILALNLGNQWSPRVGVLYDFTQQGRSKIYANYARFYEQVPLDLADRQFPGERQAYMRHNRVGGAGCNMTAANGVVDISAATGSCLDIGPGSLRPISDDSDPNQFLSPTGGVRSPVDPDLKPQSSDEFVVGAEYEVISNGRFGASYTRRYMNQVIEDMSRDEANTYFIGNPGTGVASDFPKATRDYDAVTVFFDKTFADLWLAQVSYTWSKLEGNYAGLFRPETGQLDPNINSDFDLISLLANRTGRLPGDRTHSIKVFAAKEFVLTDAFSFNLGATYRGRTGTPISYLGAHPVYGAQEAFLAERGIAGRTPWRNDIDGRLGLNYKLSENNLITVGVDVFNLFNFQTATSVDQAYTALPVTPCTGNPQTEDAVHQCFLDQGYTDNELNPNFRNATAYQAPRSVRFGAKVTF, encoded by the coding sequence ATGCAATTGACTCGTGTACTCCGGGCAACCGGAGCGTTCCTGGTCGCGGGCCTGCTGTTCGGCACCGCGGCTCATGCCCAGAGCGGCGTCATCACCGGTACGGTGAGCGACGCTTCAACCAAGCAGCCCGCGGCCGACGTGGTGGTGACTGCGACCTCGCCCAACCTTCAGGGTGAGCAGGTCGTTGTGACTGACGCGCAGGGCCAGTACCGTATTCCCCAGCTGCCGACTGGTAACTACAGCCTGCGGTTCGAGAAGGAGTCCTTCCAGCCGTACAGCCGCTCCGGCATCCAGCTGCGCGTCGACCGCACCATCCGCGTGAACGTGGAGCTGCTGCCGACGGGCCTGCAGGAGACGGTGGTGGTGCAGGGTACCGCGCCGACCATCGACGTGGGCTCCACCTCCACGGGCGTCAACGTGGGCGCGGACTTCGTGCGCAACATCGCGGTGGTGCGCCCCACGGGCAAGGGCGGCGCGGCGCGCTCGTTCGAGTCCCTGGCGGACATCGCCCCGGGCGCGAACGCCGACCAGTACGGCGTGTCCATCAGCGGCACCACGTCCCCCGAGAACTCCTTCGTCATCGACGGTCTGTCCGTCAATGACCCCGGCTTCGGCGTGCTCGGCACCCCGCTGTCCGTGGAGTTCATCCAGGACGTGAACGTGATCACGGGCGGCTACATGCCCGAGTACGGCCGCTCCACCGGTGGCGTGCTCAACGCGGTGACCAAGTCGGGCTCCAACGAGTTCCACGGCTCGGTGTTCGCGAACTTCACCCCCGGCAGCCTCGAGGGCACGGCGACCCCGGTCGTCTCCCAGGCGAGCGCCTTCTCCAACACCTCCACCCTGCACAACCTGGGTGACTTCGGTGCGGAGCTCGGCGGTCCCATCCTCAAGGACAAGCTGTGGTTCTACGCGGGCGTGGCCCCCTCGTTCACGCGGTTCAACGAGGAGCGCAACGTCAACCACCGCATCCCCTGCACGGACGCGAACGGCACGAACAACTGCTTCAACGGCCTGCTCCGCATCCCGGGCTCCTCCGGCACCCTCACGGCGCGCAGCCTCTTCGCCTCTGAGCGCGTCCCGGGCACCACCATCAACCGCTTCGCGGACCAGAAGACCCTGCAGTACATCGGCAAGCTGACCTACCTGATCAACCAGGATCACAACATCAGCCTGTCCGTGTACGGCTCGCCCTCGAAGTCGGGCGGCAGCAGCAGCTTCCCGTTCGACAACCAGGACGGCACGGCGACCGTGGGCGTGAACGGCGTGTTCGGCGCGCTGTCCACGATCAACAAGGCGAACAGCCTCGACGTGGCCCTCAAGACCGCGTCCTCGTTCATGGACAAGAAGTTCCTCCTGGACGTGACGGCCGGCTGGCACCACCAGGATGCGGACATCCTCCCGGTGGACGGCACCTCCGTGGGTGACGGCCAGGGTCTGTCCGCCACGCCGCTCGTGCAGTTCCGCGGCTCGGGCGCTGGCGCGTACCGCGTCACCGACTTCGAGTACGCCAACAACGCGGACGTGGTCGCGGCCTGCACCGGCCCCGGCGGCAGCAACCTCTGCCCCGTGACCTCGTACGCGGTGGGCGGCCCCGGCTTCATCACCGAGGACAAGCTCGACCGCTACCAGGCGAAGGGCGTGGGCACCTACCTCGCCACCCTCGCGGGCCGTCACGTGTTCAAGGCCGGCGTGGACTTCGAGTACCTGAACTACGACCGCAACAAGGCGTACTCCGGTACCACCTGGCTGCGCGAGCAGATCCGCTCGGGCGCGGCGCCTGGCGCCTACTTCGAGGAGATCCGCAACTACGGCTACCTGACTGGTCCGAACCAGTTCACCCGTCAGGCGTCCGTGCCGGCGACCACCACCAGCACCACCATCGGTGGCTTCCTGCAGGACAGCTGGAGCGTGCTCGACCTCTTCACCATCAACGCCGGCGTTCGCTACGACCAGCAGAAGATGTACGGCGATGACGACATCCTCGCGCTCAACCTGGGCAACCAGTGGAGCCCGCGCGTCGGCGTCCTGTACGACTTCACCCAGCAGGGCCGCTCCAAGATCTACGCGAACTACGCGCGCTTCTACGAGCAGGTTCCCCTCGACCTGGCCGACCGTCAGTTCCCCGGTGAGCGCCAGGCGTACATGCGCCACAACCGCGTGGGCGGCGCTGGCTGCAACATGACCGCCGCGAACGGCGTGGTGGACATCTCCGCCGCGACCGGCAGCTGCCTCGACATCGGTCCGGGCAGCCTCCGCCCGATCAGCGACGACAGCGACCCGAACCAGTTCCTCTCGCCCACCGGCGGTGTCCGCAGCCCTGTGGACCCCGACCTGAAGCCCCAGAGCTCGGACGAGTTCGTGGTCGGCGCCGAGTACGAGGTGATCAGCAACGGCCGTTTCGGTGCGAGCTACACCCGCCGCTACATGAACCAGGTCATCGAGGACATGAGCCGCGATGAGGCGAACACCTACTTCATCGGCAACCCGGGTACGGGCGTGGCCTCGGACTTCCCCAAGGCGACGCGCGACTACGACGCGGTGACGGTCTTCTTCGACAAGACCTTCGCCGACCTGTGGCTCGCCCAGGTCAGCTACACCTGGAGCAAGCTCGAGGGTAACTACGCCGGTCTGTTCCGTCCCGAGACGGGCCAGCTGGACCCGAACATCAACTCCGACTTCGACCTCATCTCGCTGCTCGCGAACCGCACCGGCCGTCTGCCCGGTGACCGTACGCACAGCATCAAGGTGTTCGCGGCGAAGGAGTTCGTCCTCACCGACGCGTTCAGCTTCAACCTCGGCGCCACCTACCGTGGCCGCACGGGCACGCCCATCAGCTACCTGGGCGCGCACCCGGTCTACGGCGCCCAGGAGGCCTTCCTCGCTGAGCGCGGCATCGCGGGTCGCACCCCGTGGCGCAACGACATCGATGGTCGCCTCGGCCTCAACTACAAGCTGAGCGAGAACAACCTCATCACCGTCGGCGTGGACGTGTTCAACCTGTTCAACTTCCAGACGGCGACGTCGGTTGACCAGGCCTACACGGCGCTCCCCGTCACGCCCTGCACGGGCAACCCGCAGACCGAGGACGCGGTTCACCAGTGCTTCCTCGACCAGGGCTACACCGACAACGAGCTGAACCCGAACTTCCGCAACGCCACGGCCTACCAGGCGCCTCGCTCCGTCCGCTTCGGGGCGAAGGTGACCTTCTAA
- a CDS encoding radical SAM protein, which translates to MEGRYALVDAVRTRLADEQGTLRKEAPYRVALCYPSPYHVGMSSLGYQTIYREVHAHPGATAERAFLPDDVEAYRRTRTALFTYESQAPVSGFDMLAFSVAYELELSGLFEMLELSGIPVLREARGEGHPLIVAGGPLTFSNPDPLEPFVDVLVQGEADELVHTLLEAARAHPPREQLLSQLARTPGFLVPGRGGVRYHVAKATDANLPARSQIITPHTELRSMFLIEPERGCSRGCHYCVMRRTTNGGMRTVPPERVLSLVPEAARRVGLVGAAVTDHPRIVPLLRTLVDSGREVGVSSLRADRLTQELVSTLHAGGAQSLTVASDGASQRMRDFIDRKHSEEQIVRAATFARTAGMKQLKVYNMVGLPLEEDADIDELIRFTTELSRILPLSLGVAPFVAKRNTPLDGAPFAGIREVENRLDRLRRGLRGRAEVRPTSARWAWVEYMLAQCGPEAGLAAMDAWRAGGSFAAYKRAFQERGCTPYLARRVEDGRRKATVWPTVPNVAPPGAASAAPGAAPAA; encoded by the coding sequence TTGGAAGGCCGCTACGCACTCGTCGACGCAGTCCGCACCCGCCTGGCGGACGAGCAGGGGACCCTGCGCAAGGAGGCCCCCTACCGGGTGGCCCTCTGCTACCCGAGCCCCTACCACGTCGGCATGAGCTCGCTCGGCTACCAGACCATCTACCGCGAGGTGCACGCGCATCCGGGGGCGACGGCGGAGCGCGCCTTCCTCCCGGACGACGTGGAGGCCTACCGGCGCACGCGCACGGCGCTGTTCACCTACGAGTCCCAGGCGCCGGTCTCCGGCTTCGACATGCTCGCGTTCTCGGTGGCCTACGAGCTGGAGCTCAGCGGCCTCTTCGAGATGCTGGAGCTCTCGGGCATCCCCGTGCTGCGCGAGGCGCGCGGGGAGGGCCATCCGCTCATCGTCGCGGGCGGGCCGCTCACCTTCTCCAACCCCGACCCGCTCGAGCCCTTCGTGGACGTGCTCGTGCAGGGCGAGGCCGACGAGCTCGTGCACACGCTCCTGGAGGCGGCGCGCGCGCACCCGCCCCGCGAGCAGCTGCTCTCGCAGCTCGCGCGCACGCCGGGCTTCCTCGTGCCGGGGCGCGGCGGGGTGCGCTACCACGTGGCCAAGGCCACGGACGCGAACCTCCCGGCGCGCTCGCAGATCATCACGCCGCACACCGAGCTGCGCTCGATGTTCCTCATCGAGCCGGAGCGCGGTTGCTCGCGCGGCTGCCACTACTGCGTGATGCGCCGCACCACCAACGGCGGCATGCGCACGGTGCCCCCGGAGCGGGTGCTCTCGCTCGTGCCCGAGGCCGCCCGGCGCGTGGGGCTGGTGGGCGCCGCGGTGACGGACCACCCGCGCATCGTGCCCCTGCTGCGCACGCTCGTGGACTCCGGCCGTGAGGTGGGGGTCTCCTCGCTGCGCGCCGACCGGCTCACCCAGGAGCTCGTGAGCACCCTGCACGCGGGCGGGGCGCAGAGCCTCACCGTGGCCTCGGACGGCGCGAGCCAGCGCATGCGCGACTTCATCGACCGAAAGCACTCCGAGGAGCAGATCGTGCGCGCGGCCACCTTCGCGCGCACCGCCGGGATGAAGCAGCTGAAGGTGTACAACATGGTGGGCCTGCCGCTGGAGGAGGACGCGGACATCGACGAGCTCATCCGCTTCACCACCGAGCTCAGCCGCATCCTGCCCCTCTCGCTCGGGGTGGCGCCCTTCGTGGCCAAGCGCAACACGCCGCTGGACGGCGCGCCCTTCGCGGGCATCCGCGAGGTGGAGAACCGGCTCGATCGGCTGCGGCGCGGCCTGCGCGGGCGCGCCGAGGTGCGGCCCACCTCGGCCCGCTGGGCCTGGGTGGAGTACATGCTCGCGCAGTGCGGCCCCGAGGCGGGGCTCGCCGCGATGGATGCGTGGCGCGCCGGCGGCTCCTTTGCCGCCTACAAGCGCGCCTTCCAGGAGCGCGGCTGCACGCCGTACCTCGCCCGCCGGGTGGAGGACGGGCGGCGCAAGGCCACCGTCTGGCCCACCGTGCCGAACGTGGCGCCCCCGGGCGCCGCCAGCGCTGCCCCTGGCGCCGCTCCCGCCGCCTGA
- a CDS encoding DUF4920 domain-containing protein, whose protein sequence is MKTLRAALLLLVALPLPLALAAPKAKAPAAAPTAAPGHAHAEGGECHHPPEPAKAAAAKAPAAGEGWVLTRGEPLKGAPTVTLAELLRAPEAHAGKRVRVEGQVRRACERKGCWLELAEGASGSKGPGVRVTFKDYGFFVPLDSAGASARVEGVVQVAELSEARAQHYTSEGATVPRGADGKPREVQLVASGVELRR, encoded by the coding sequence ATGAAGACCCTGCGCGCCGCCCTGCTCCTCCTGGTCGCCCTCCCCCTCCCCCTCGCGCTCGCGGCCCCCAAGGCGAAGGCGCCGGCGGCCGCGCCGACTGCTGCCCCCGGCCACGCCCACGCAGAGGGCGGCGAGTGCCACCATCCTCCGGAGCCGGCCAAGGCGGCGGCGGCGAAGGCGCCCGCGGCGGGCGAGGGCTGGGTGCTCACCCGCGGAGAGCCCCTGAAGGGCGCGCCCACCGTGACGCTCGCCGAGCTGCTGCGCGCGCCCGAGGCCCACGCCGGGAAGAGGGTGCGGGTGGAGGGCCAGGTGCGCCGGGCCTGCGAGCGCAAGGGCTGCTGGCTCGAGCTGGCCGAGGGAGCCTCGGGCTCCAAGGGCCCGGGCGTGCGGGTGACCTTCAAGGACTACGGCTTCTTCGTGCCGCTGGACTCTGCGGGCGCGAGCGCCCGGGTGGAGGGCGTGGTGCAGGTGGCCGAGCTCTCCGAGGCGCGCGCCCAGCACTACACCTCCGAGGGCGCCACCGTGCCGCGCGGCGCGGACGGCAAGCCGCGCGAGGTGCAGCTGGTGGCGAGCGGCGTGGAGCTGCGGCGCTAG
- a CDS encoding DUF2752 domain-containing protein — translation MKIHLPAPNRRLEALDVLGLVGLVGLLVARYIPVARLVPFWGCVLRQRTGWPCPGCGLTRVADHVAHLHFAAAWAVNPLGTVAALLFALAAVAALLHLAFKLPLPRVELSAREASALKATLLVLFVVNYAWVVMKAKFPHLL, via the coding sequence GTGAAGATCCACCTCCCCGCCCCCAACCGCCGCCTCGAGGCGCTCGACGTGCTCGGCCTCGTGGGCCTCGTGGGCCTGCTCGTGGCGCGCTACATCCCGGTCGCGCGCCTCGTGCCCTTCTGGGGCTGCGTGCTGCGCCAGCGGACGGGCTGGCCCTGCCCCGGCTGCGGGCTCACCCGGGTGGCGGACCACGTGGCGCACCTGCACTTCGCCGCGGCGTGGGCCGTCAATCCGCTGGGCACCGTGGCGGCGCTGCTCTTCGCGCTCGCGGCCGTGGCGGCGCTGCTGCACCTCGCCTTCAAGCTGCCGCTGCCGCGCGTGGAGCTCAGCGCGCGCGAGGCCTCCGCCCTGAAGGCGACGCTGCTGGTCCTCTTCGTCGTCAACTACGCCTGGGTGGTGATGAAGGCGAAGTTCCCCCACCTGCTCTAG
- the plsY gene encoding glycerol-3-phosphate 1-O-acyltransferase PlsY has protein sequence MSVSLLLLGYLCGSVPFGVLLTRWRRGVDVRAAGSGNIGATNVTRVAGKRLGAVVLGLDALKGALPVLLSVQLQPAAPALHAAVGLAAFFGHVYPIWLRLRGGKGVATALGVLLALVPQAALAGAVVYVAVVAARRVSSLGSLAGALTAVAVAVATARAPEYVLLAMLLLLLVVWTHRGNIARIVRRSERRF, from the coding sequence GTGTCCGTCTCCCTCCTGCTGCTCGGCTACCTCTGTGGCTCGGTGCCCTTCGGGGTGCTGCTCACGCGCTGGCGGCGCGGGGTGGACGTGCGTGCGGCGGGCAGCGGCAACATCGGCGCGACGAACGTCACGCGCGTGGCGGGCAAGCGGCTGGGGGCGGTGGTGCTGGGGCTCGACGCGCTGAAGGGCGCGCTGCCGGTGCTGCTCAGCGTGCAGCTGCAGCCCGCGGCGCCCGCGCTGCACGCGGCGGTGGGGCTCGCGGCCTTCTTCGGCCACGTCTACCCCATCTGGCTGCGGCTGCGCGGCGGCAAGGGCGTGGCCACGGCGCTCGGCGTGCTGCTCGCGCTGGTGCCGCAGGCGGCGCTCGCGGGCGCGGTCGTCTACGTGGCGGTGGTGGCGGCGCGGCGGGTCAGCTCGCTGGGCTCGCTCGCCGGCGCGCTGACGGCGGTGGCGGTGGCCGTGGCCACCGCGCGCGCCCCCGAGTACGTGCTGCTCGCGATGCTGCTGCTGCTGCTCGTGGTGTGGACCCACCGCGGCAACATCGCGCGCATCGTGCGCCGCAGCGAGCGGCGCTTCTAA
- a CDS encoding class I SAM-dependent RNA methyltransferase — protein sequence MAERLALFATTARGTEDLLAEELGELGAKRIRQDRGGVRFMASLDEALKVCLWSRIAMRVLYPLGEFEARGAEGLYDAVASVPWEQHLTPGHTFAVEATLKDSEHSHSGFVALKVKDAIVDRMRQKTGSRPDVDTKHPHVGVVAHLVKERLSLSLDLCGEPLHRRGYRVRPTPAPLKETLAAALLRSSGYTGAEPLLDPMCGSGTLLIEAGLIARRRAPGIARDFAVERWPFLGTRAKELLEDLRADARRNERKVEQPIVGYDKDPEAVEAARRNVRAARLAEEVQVSEGDAMKHFEVPASPGLLITNPPYGDRIGGAGGQKGMKSFYFKLGERLRELTGWRIYVLSGNPAFESAFHARPVSRRDLWNGPIPCALLAYRPVYVRPDAAAPGTPGPMEGTHEAPPKEPGEA from the coding sequence ATGGCCGAACGCCTCGCCCTCTTCGCCACCACCGCCCGCGGCACCGAGGACCTCCTCGCGGAGGAGCTCGGCGAGCTGGGCGCCAAGCGCATCCGCCAGGACCGCGGCGGCGTGCGCTTCATGGCCTCGCTCGACGAGGCCCTCAAGGTCTGCCTCTGGAGCCGCATCGCGATGCGGGTCCTCTACCCGCTCGGCGAGTTCGAGGCGCGCGGCGCCGAGGGCCTCTACGACGCGGTGGCCAGCGTCCCCTGGGAGCAGCACCTCACCCCCGGCCACACCTTCGCGGTGGAGGCCACGCTCAAGGACAGCGAGCACAGCCACTCCGGCTTCGTCGCCCTCAAGGTGAAGGACGCCATCGTGGACCGGATGCGCCAGAAGACGGGCAGCCGGCCGGACGTGGACACGAAGCACCCGCACGTGGGCGTGGTCGCGCACCTCGTGAAAGAGCGGCTCTCGCTCTCGCTGGACCTGTGCGGTGAGCCCCTGCACCGGCGCGGCTACCGCGTGCGCCCCACCCCCGCGCCGCTCAAGGAGACGCTCGCCGCGGCGCTCCTGCGCAGCAGCGGCTACACGGGCGCCGAGCCCCTGCTGGATCCCATGTGCGGCAGCGGCACCCTGCTCATCGAGGCGGGCCTCATCGCGCGCCGGCGCGCCCCCGGCATCGCGCGCGACTTCGCGGTGGAGCGCTGGCCCTTCCTCGGCACCCGGGCGAAGGAGCTGCTCGAGGACCTGCGCGCGGACGCGCGGCGCAACGAGCGCAAGGTGGAGCAGCCCATCGTCGGCTACGACAAGGACCCCGAGGCCGTGGAGGCCGCGCGCCGCAACGTGCGCGCCGCGCGGCTCGCCGAGGAGGTCCAGGTCTCCGAGGGCGACGCGATGAAGCACTTCGAGGTGCCCGCCTCGCCCGGCCTGCTCATCACCAACCCGCCCTACGGCGACCGCATCGGCGGCGCCGGCGGCCAGAAGGGGATGAAGAGCTTCTACTTCAAGCTGGGCGAGCGGCTGCGCGAGCTCACCGGCTGGCGCATCTACGTGCTCAGCGGCAACCCCGCCTTCGAGAGCGCCTTCCACGCCCGCCCCGTGAGCCGGCGCGACCTGTGGAACGGCCCCATCCCCTGCGCGCTGCTCGCCTACCGCCCGGTGTACGTGCGGCCGGACGCGGCGGCTCCGGGGACGCCTGGGCCGATGGAAGGGACGCACGAGGCGCCCCCGAAGGAGCCGGGAGAGGCTTAG
- a CDS encoding antibiotic biosynthesis monooxygenase, whose amino-acid sequence MIVAISRFRPPPEDAERLVQQFEARTRAVDGHPGFLGLEVLRSFEPVPEFLLVTRWADREALRAYMKSQDFRTVKAQSTAQDASFSMYEVVAS is encoded by the coding sequence ATGATCGTCGCCATCTCCCGCTTCCGCCCCCCGCCCGAGGACGCCGAGCGCCTGGTGCAGCAGTTCGAGGCCCGCACCCGCGCGGTGGACGGGCACCCGGGCTTCCTCGGCCTCGAGGTGCTGCGCTCCTTCGAGCCCGTGCCCGAGTTCCTCCTCGTCACCCGCTGGGCGGACCGCGAGGCGCTGCGCGCGTACATGAAGAGCCAGGACTTCCGCACGGTGAAGGCGCAGAGCACCGCCCAGGACGCGAGCTTCTCCATGTACGAGGTCGTCGCGTCCTGA